Proteins from a genomic interval of Halomonas alkaliantarctica:
- the fliS gene encoding flagellar export chaperone FliS: MTYSRGGAAYGRGANAYARVGVESGVMSADPHQLIVMLFDGAQAAIRAARIHIQAGNTAEKGKSISKALNIVNNGLAAALDQEKGGEIAERLASLYDYISRLLLAANLRNDEESLNQAERLLEDIASAWRDIGQRQSA, encoded by the coding sequence ATGACTTACTCTCGCGGTGGCGCCGCCTATGGGCGGGGAGCTAACGCTTATGCGCGTGTCGGCGTAGAAAGCGGAGTGATGTCGGCAGACCCTCATCAACTGATTGTGATGTTGTTTGACGGCGCCCAGGCCGCTATTCGTGCTGCGCGCATTCATATTCAGGCGGGCAATACGGCCGAGAAAGGCAAGTCGATATCGAAAGCGCTGAACATTGTAAATAACGGCCTTGCCGCTGCTCTTGATCAAGAAAAAGGTGGCGAAATTGCCGAGCGCTTGGCATCGCTTTATGACTATATTTCGCGCCTGCTGTTGGCGGCGAATCTTCGTAACGATGAAGAGAGTTTAAATCAGGCCGAGCGCCTTCTCGAAGATATCGCTTCAGCATGGCGTGATATTGGTCAACGGCAGAGTGCGTGA
- the fliT gene encoding flagellar protein FliT: MSASTSAHDKSAQESLLNSYEALLSRVEHMHELANAEQWAELIDQRTSYVVLVEQLRELDTTVSLDSAALKRKAELLERILEHDVDIRRRLLLRRDELGKLIEVSQRQRDLHRAYAPQQGSAVAYETDDADSKRSS, translated from the coding sequence ATGTCAGCATCTACATCTGCTCATGATAAAAGTGCTCAAGAGTCGTTACTTAATAGCTATGAAGCGCTATTGAGCCGCGTTGAGCACATGCACGAACTTGCTAATGCCGAGCAGTGGGCAGAGTTGATCGATCAGCGTACAAGCTATGTGGTGCTGGTGGAGCAACTGCGCGAGTTGGATACGACCGTATCGCTTGATTCTGCTGCTCTAAAGCGCAAAGCAGAGCTGCTTGAGCGCATTCTTGAACATGATGTGGATATTCGTCGTCGCTTATTATTGCGTCGTGATGAGCTGGGTAAGCTAATAGAGGTGTCTCAACGTCAGCGAGATCTGCATCGCGCTTATGCGCCCCAACAAGGCTCTGCGGTTGCCTATGAAACAGATGATGCTGATTCCAAGAGGTCTTCGTGA
- a CDS encoding flagellar hook-length control protein FliK gives MSGITPLIDTLLHQVLGRQGELSLQRALDQPIKPIPPGQGPRAVMGDADLDGRATPLSDLKRLPLPADGARTLPRGDSPPSTPGSTQTHFSPAARTIADVLLRFPAPPSVMRPEAPLITSQETPTASTVATRLEASIRDSGLFYESHLKRWFQGEGVRQQLLNEPQMQAGPRPLAPLLPPGLGASHALTTGLAPLVTPGAQQGAGQGGMSILTNVPLIPVNHENGMARSNVATTAPNAGSPVASPQAATLTQNTPAAMAGEGREISQAREVAELMANRPAREIVHESLQSLVRQQLEMLVMPTIRWEGDVWAGIFMALVINLPAREEGKEGKQQEGEPDGGWRSDMQLDVPSLGSFNASLWLYRNMLSIDFTTESTQAYQRIDAGLPALEKRLSALDLHKVQLRARYIEAEATYGNAG, from the coding sequence GTGAGCGGTATTACTCCGCTTATTGATACGCTCTTGCACCAGGTGCTAGGGCGGCAGGGGGAGTTGTCGCTACAGCGGGCGCTGGATCAACCCATAAAGCCTATTCCTCCGGGCCAAGGCCCGCGTGCAGTGATGGGCGATGCTGATTTAGATGGGCGAGCGACACCGTTAAGCGATTTAAAACGGTTGCCACTTCCCGCAGATGGGGCGCGAACATTGCCCCGCGGCGATTCACCACCATCTACGCCAGGGTCAACGCAGACGCACTTTAGCCCTGCTGCAAGGACGATCGCGGATGTTCTGTTACGTTTCCCTGCTCCCCCCTCGGTGATGCGGCCAGAAGCTCCTTTAATCACCAGCCAAGAAACACCAACGGCTAGTACAGTAGCGACGCGCTTAGAAGCAAGTATTCGTGACAGTGGGCTGTTTTATGAGTCGCATTTGAAACGCTGGTTCCAGGGCGAGGGCGTCCGACAGCAGTTATTAAATGAACCACAAATGCAGGCTGGGCCACGTCCGTTAGCACCCCTTTTACCCCCTGGTTTAGGTGCCTCGCATGCGCTGACGACGGGGTTGGCTCCATTGGTCACACCGGGGGCGCAGCAAGGAGCGGGGCAAGGTGGCATGTCTATCCTGACCAACGTACCACTGATACCCGTGAACCATGAAAATGGAATGGCCCGTTCCAATGTTGCAACGACTGCTCCTAACGCGGGTTCGCCTGTTGCATCACCCCAAGCTGCTACTCTCACCCAGAATACGCCTGCTGCTATGGCAGGTGAAGGACGTGAGATTAGCCAGGCAAGGGAAGTGGCCGAGCTGATGGCCAACCGCCCCGCTCGCGAAATCGTCCATGAAAGCTTGCAGAGTCTGGTGCGTCAACAGCTTGAGATGTTGGTGATGCCGACTATCCGCTGGGAGGGGGATGTATGGGCAGGGATTTTTATGGCCTTGGTAATCAACCTGCCCGCTCGCGAGGAAGGGAAAGAGGGTAAGCAGCAGGAGGGTGAGCCGGATGGCGGTTGGCGCTCTGATATGCAGCTTGATGTTCCCAGTTTGGGGTCGTTCAATGCGTCCCTATGGCTCTATCGAAATATGTTAAGTATCGATTTCACCACTGAAAGCACGCAGGCTTATCAGCGCATTGATGCAGGGTTGCCCGCCTTAGAGAAGCGACTGAGCGCCTTGGACTTACATAAAGTGCAGCTTCGCGCACGCTATATTGAAGCGGAGGCTACGTATGGCAACGCCGGGTGA
- a CDS encoding EscU/YscU/HrcU family type III secretion system export apparatus switch protein, which yields MATPGERRRQAVALAYQENDRAPRVVAKGYGDLAERIMAEAHRQGIYVHDAPELVALLMQLDLDAEIPAGLYQIVAELLVWVFELSEEGLNHRAIPE from the coding sequence ATGGCAACGCCGGGTGAGCGTCGTCGCCAAGCCGTTGCCTTGGCTTATCAGGAGAACGACCGGGCGCCCCGAGTAGTGGCGAAAGGTTACGGCGACTTGGCCGAGCGGATTATGGCCGAAGCACATCGACAGGGCATTTATGTACACGACGCGCCAGAGCTGGTAGCACTTTTGATGCAGCTAGATCTGGACGCAGAAATCCCTGCAGGCCTTTATCAAATCGTCGCAGAACTCCTGGTGTGGGTGTTCGAGCTGTCAGAGGAAGGGCTGAACCATCGTGCAATCCCTGAGTAG
- the flhD gene encoding flagellar transcriptional regulator FlhD, which translates to MSQTNFLDEIQELNLAYLLLAQRLLDEDREAAMFRLKIDSDVAALIVSLSARQLTKLARTSQLLCRFSQMSAERLRQLTDNPRDQGLAGLHASLLLAGETFEPMPPGEAK; encoded by the coding sequence ATGAGTCAAACCAACTTTCTCGATGAAATTCAGGAATTAAATTTAGCTTATTTGCTTCTGGCGCAGCGCTTGCTTGATGAAGATCGTGAGGCTGCTATGTTTCGCTTAAAAATAGACAGCGACGTCGCGGCGCTGATTGTGTCGCTTAGCGCTCGCCAACTGACCAAGCTGGCGCGAACCAGCCAGCTGTTGTGCCGATTTAGTCAGATGAGTGCAGAGCGCCTTCGCCAGCTCACTGACAATCCGCGCGATCAGGGGTTAGCTGGCTTACATGCTTCGCTGCTGTTGGCTGGAGAAACCTTTGAGCCAATGCCGCCAGGAGAGGCGAAGTGA
- the flhC gene encoding flagellar transcriptional regulator FlhC, whose translation MSQKSLIDEMHQVQLAIELIELGARLQVLETETELSRTRLIKLYKEVRGMSPPKGMLPFSTDWFITWLPNVHSSLFYNIYLSLKGAAGCDRIDAFVKAYRLYDEQMSLEKVEPVLGLTRAWTLIRFFESDLLQLNQCTRCKGQFVAHAHSPAQSYVCGICQPPSRAGKTRKSQQENSEKM comes from the coding sequence GTGAGCCAGAAAAGCTTGATCGATGAAATGCACCAAGTTCAGTTGGCAATCGAGTTGATTGAGCTGGGTGCGCGGCTGCAGGTGCTGGAAACAGAGACGGAATTAAGCCGTACACGTTTGATCAAGCTGTACAAGGAAGTGCGTGGCATGTCACCGCCAAAGGGAATGCTGCCTTTTTCTACGGATTGGTTTATTACTTGGCTTCCTAATGTTCATTCGTCACTGTTTTACAACATTTATTTGAGCCTGAAGGGGGCGGCAGGTTGCGATCGAATCGATGCCTTTGTCAAGGCGTATCGACTCTACGATGAGCAAATGTCACTGGAAAAGGTAGAGCCGGTTCTTGGGCTTACACGAGCTTGGACACTGATACGGTTTTTCGAAAGTGATTTGCTTCAACTTAATCAGTGTACACGTTGTAAGGGGCAGTTTGTGGCACATGCCCATAGCCCTGCTCAGAGCTATGTATGTGGCATATGTCAGCCACCTTCTAGGGCAGGAAAAACGCGCAAGTCACAGCAGGAGAATAGTGAAAAAATGTAA